In the Oryzias melastigma strain HK-1 unplaced genomic scaffold, ASM292280v2 sc00308, whole genome shotgun sequence genome, one interval contains:
- the slc25a3a gene encoding solute carrier family 25 member 3a isoform X1: MYPTSLTQMARANPFSAPLFSLQKVEEPRQSHPGQRSRTLAAAAAVDEEVSCEFGSSKYYALCGFGGILSCGLTHTAVVPLDLVKCRLQVNPDKYKSIGNGFAVTVREDGVRGLAKGWAPTFIGYSMQGLCKFGFYEVFKILYSDLLGEENTYLWRTSLYLAASASAEFFADIALAPMEAVKVRIQTQPGYANTLRQCVPKMYAEEGIWAFYKGVAPLWMRQIPYTMMKFACFERTVELLYKYVVPKPRSECSKGEQLVVTFVAGYIAGVFCAIVSHPADSVVSVLNKEKGSTATQVLKRLGPKGVWKGLIARIIMIGTLTALQWFIYDSVKVYFRLPRPPPPEMPESLKKKLGLTD, translated from the exons ATGTACCCGACCTCACTGACGCAGATGGCGCGGGCCAACCCGTTCAGCGCGCCGCTCTTCTCCCTGCAGAAGGTGGAGGAGCCCCGACAGAGCCATCCGGGACAGAGGAGCCGCACGCTGGCAGCAGCCGCCGCCGTAGACG AGGAAGTCAGCTGCGAGTTTGGCTCCTCAAAGTACTACGCCCTGTGTGGCTTTGGTGGCATCCTGAGCTGCGGCCTCACGCACACCGCAGTGGTGCCCCTCGACCTGGTCAAGTGCAGACTGCAG GTGAACCCCGACAAATACAAAAGCATCGGAAACGGCTTCGCTGTGACCGTCAGGGAGGATGGGGTCCGAGGACTGGCCAAGGGCTGGGCCCCCACCTTCATCGGCTACTCCATGCAGGGGCTCTGCAAGTTCGGCTTCTATGAAGTGTTCAAGATTCTGTACAGTGATCTGCTGGGAGAG GAGAACACGTACCTGTGGAGGACCTCTCTGTATTTGGCGGCCTCGGCCAGCGCAGAGTTCTTTGCCGACATCGCCCTGGCTCCCATGGAGGCGGTTAAAGTTCGTATCCAGACCCAGCCGGGCTACGCCAACACTCTCCGGCAGTGTGTCCCCAAGATGTACGCAGAGGAGGGAATCTGGGC cttttaTAAGGGGGTGGCCCCGCTCTGGATGAGGCAGATCCCGTACACCATGATGAAGTTCGCCTGCTTCGAGCGCACCGTGGAGTTGCTCTACAAATACGTGGTTCCTAAACCCCGCAGCGAGTGCAGCAAAGGAGAGCAGCTGGTCGTCACCTTCGTGGCCGGATATATCG CTGGGGTCTTCTGTGCCATCGTGTCCCACCCCGCTGACTCGGTGGTGTCGGTGCTGAACAAGGAGAAGGGCAGCACGGCTACGCAGGTCCTGAAGAGGCTCGGGCCCAAAG GTGTGTGGAAGGGTCTGATCGCTCGTATCATCATGATCGGAACGCTCACCGCCCTGCAGTGGTTCATCTACGACTCCGTCAAGGTGTACTTCCGCctgccccgcccccctccccccgaGATGCCCGAGTCCCTGAAGAAGAAGCTGGGCCTCACAGActga
- the LOC112140376 gene encoding lamina-associated polypeptide 2, isoforms beta/delta/epsilon/gamma isoform X1: MPEFVEDPSLLTKERLKSELLAHSVELPSSSATKDVYVQLYLQNLTVRNRGDATLDAFSSDEEPPPAPRGASSRTRSSPRKSTKRAEKAEQLDIAALSNERLREELLKHGVDAGPILGAPFAGLVPASTRKPNEKKLQKLLENGASPPPADSQVNGDSEPGVYSDEEEELPAEPEPEPDPEPEPSPVTERQLRSRTRRSQQQTVQKPKTSSQSPKKEQGFLNDLNSPSEMLATCRLPIRGAGGRPVTSSALLTDDTALQPPRDSKTNSSSSEQRTTTTTVSSQSPSSTKPSTVTPPAGQVRAVRRSMSVWIKLCLLGVVLGFLFLVYQNMEANIVAPFLD, translated from the exons ATGCCGGAGTTCGTGGAGGACCCGTCCCTGCTGACGAAGGAGCGGCTGAAGAGCGAGCTGCTGGCCCACAGCGTGGAGCTGCCGAGCAGCTCCGCCACCAAGGACGTGTACGTGCAGCTGTACCTGCAAAACCTCACCGTCCGGAACCGCGGAGACGCCACACTGGACGCCTTCTCCAGCGACGAGGAGCCGCCGCCGGCGCCGCGCGGGGCGTCCAGTCGGACCCGCTCCTCGCCCCGG AAATCTACCAAGAGGGCGGAGAAGGCGGAGCAGCTTGACATCGCAGCGCTCTCCAATGAGCGCCTGAGGGAGGAGCTGCTCAAACACGGCGTGGACGCGGGCCCCATCCTGG GTGCTCCTTTTGCTGGTCTTGTTCCAGCCTCCACTCGTAAACCTAATGAGAAGAAGCTTCAGAAGCTGCTGGAGAACGGCGCTTCACCGCCGCCGGCAGACTCGCAGGTCAACGGAGACTCTGAGCCCGGCGTCTACAGCGACGAGGAGGAGG AGCTGCCTGCAGAACCAGAGCCAGAACCAGATCCAGAACCAGAGCCATCTCCGGTGACGGAGCGACAGTTGAGAAGCCGAACTCGCAGAAGCCAGCAGCAGACG GTCCAGAAACCCAAAACCAGCAGCCAAAGTCCAAAGAAGGAGCAGGGGTTTCTGAATGATCTGAACAGTCCCTCAGAGATGCT TGCCACCTGCCGGCTGCCCATTCGAGGAGCAGGCGGACGTCCGGTGACCTCCAGCGCCCTGTTGACCGACGATACTGCCCTCCAGCCTCCCAGAGACTCCAAGAccaactcctcctcctcagagcaacgcaccaccaccaccactgtCAGCAGCCAGTCGCCTTCCTCCACCAAGCCCTCGACTGTGACCCCCCCTGCAGGTCAGGTCAGAGCGGTGCGGCGCTCCATGTCCGTGTGGATAAAGCTGTGTCTGCTCGGCGTGGTCTTGGGGTTCCTGTTCCTGGTGTACCAGAACATGGAGGCCAACATCGTCGCCCCATTCTTAGACTGA
- the slc25a3a gene encoding solute carrier family 25 member 3a isoform X2, producing the protein MYPTSLTQMARANPFSAPLFSLQKVEEPRQSHPGQRSRTLAAAAAVDEGDSCEFGSQKYLVLCGFGGILSCGTTHTAVVPLDLVKCRMQVNPDKYKSIGNGFAVTVREDGVRGLAKGWAPTFIGYSMQGLCKFGFYEVFKILYSDLLGEENTYLWRTSLYLAASASAEFFADIALAPMEAVKVRIQTQPGYANTLRQCVPKMYAEEGIWAFYKGVAPLWMRQIPYTMMKFACFERTVELLYKYVVPKPRSECSKGEQLVVTFVAGYIAGVFCAIVSHPADSVVSVLNKEKGSTATQVLKRLGPKGVWKGLIARIIMIGTLTALQWFIYDSVKVYFRLPRPPPPEMPESLKKKLGLTD; encoded by the exons ATGTACCCGACCTCACTGACGCAGATGGCGCGGGCCAACCCGTTCAGCGCGCCGCTCTTCTCCCTGCAGAAGGTGGAGGAGCCCCGACAGAGCCATCCGGGACAGAGGAGCCGCACGCTGGCAGCAGCCGCCGCCGTAGACG AAGGGGACAGTTGTGAGTTCGGCTCTCAGAAGTATTTGGTCCTGTGTGGCTTTGGTGGCATTCTCAGCTGTGGCACCACGCACACGGCCGTCGTGCCCCTCGATCTGGTCAAATGCAGAATGCAG GTGAACCCCGACAAATACAAAAGCATCGGAAACGGCTTCGCTGTGACCGTCAGGGAGGATGGGGTCCGAGGACTGGCCAAGGGCTGGGCCCCCACCTTCATCGGCTACTCCATGCAGGGGCTCTGCAAGTTCGGCTTCTATGAAGTGTTCAAGATTCTGTACAGTGATCTGCTGGGAGAG GAGAACACGTACCTGTGGAGGACCTCTCTGTATTTGGCGGCCTCGGCCAGCGCAGAGTTCTTTGCCGACATCGCCCTGGCTCCCATGGAGGCGGTTAAAGTTCGTATCCAGACCCAGCCGGGCTACGCCAACACTCTCCGGCAGTGTGTCCCCAAGATGTACGCAGAGGAGGGAATCTGGGC cttttaTAAGGGGGTGGCCCCGCTCTGGATGAGGCAGATCCCGTACACCATGATGAAGTTCGCCTGCTTCGAGCGCACCGTGGAGTTGCTCTACAAATACGTGGTTCCTAAACCCCGCAGCGAGTGCAGCAAAGGAGAGCAGCTGGTCGTCACCTTCGTGGCCGGATATATCG CTGGGGTCTTCTGTGCCATCGTGTCCCACCCCGCTGACTCGGTGGTGTCGGTGCTGAACAAGGAGAAGGGCAGCACGGCTACGCAGGTCCTGAAGAGGCTCGGGCCCAAAG GTGTGTGGAAGGGTCTGATCGCTCGTATCATCATGATCGGAACGCTCACCGCCCTGCAGTGGTTCATCTACGACTCCGTCAAGGTGTACTTCCGCctgccccgcccccctccccccgaGATGCCCGAGTCCCTGAAGAAGAAGCTGGGCCTCACAGActga
- the LOC112140376 gene encoding lamina-associated polypeptide 2, isoforms beta/delta/epsilon/gamma isoform X2: MPEFVEDPSLLTKERLKSELLAHSVELPSSSATKDVYVQLYLQNLTVRNRGDATLDAFSSDEEPPPAPRGASSRTRSSPRKSTKRAEKAEQLDIAALSNERLREELLKHGVDAGPILASTRKPNEKKLQKLLENGASPPPADSQVNGDSEPGVYSDEEEELPAEPEPEPDPEPEPSPVTERQLRSRTRRSQQQTVQKPKTSSQSPKKEQGFLNDLNSPSEMLATCRLPIRGAGGRPVTSSALLTDDTALQPPRDSKTNSSSSEQRTTTTTVSSQSPSSTKPSTVTPPAGQVRAVRRSMSVWIKLCLLGVVLGFLFLVYQNMEANIVAPFLD; encoded by the exons ATGCCGGAGTTCGTGGAGGACCCGTCCCTGCTGACGAAGGAGCGGCTGAAGAGCGAGCTGCTGGCCCACAGCGTGGAGCTGCCGAGCAGCTCCGCCACCAAGGACGTGTACGTGCAGCTGTACCTGCAAAACCTCACCGTCCGGAACCGCGGAGACGCCACACTGGACGCCTTCTCCAGCGACGAGGAGCCGCCGCCGGCGCCGCGCGGGGCGTCCAGTCGGACCCGCTCCTCGCCCCGG AAATCTACCAAGAGGGCGGAGAAGGCGGAGCAGCTTGACATCGCAGCGCTCTCCAATGAGCGCCTGAGGGAGGAGCTGCTCAAACACGGCGTGGACGCGGGCCCCATCCTGG CCTCCACTCGTAAACCTAATGAGAAGAAGCTTCAGAAGCTGCTGGAGAACGGCGCTTCACCGCCGCCGGCAGACTCGCAGGTCAACGGAGACTCTGAGCCCGGCGTCTACAGCGACGAGGAGGAGG AGCTGCCTGCAGAACCAGAGCCAGAACCAGATCCAGAACCAGAGCCATCTCCGGTGACGGAGCGACAGTTGAGAAGCCGAACTCGCAGAAGCCAGCAGCAGACG GTCCAGAAACCCAAAACCAGCAGCCAAAGTCCAAAGAAGGAGCAGGGGTTTCTGAATGATCTGAACAGTCCCTCAGAGATGCT TGCCACCTGCCGGCTGCCCATTCGAGGAGCAGGCGGACGTCCGGTGACCTCCAGCGCCCTGTTGACCGACGATACTGCCCTCCAGCCTCCCAGAGACTCCAAGAccaactcctcctcctcagagcaacgcaccaccaccaccactgtCAGCAGCCAGTCGCCTTCCTCCACCAAGCCCTCGACTGTGACCCCCCCTGCAGGTCAGGTCAGAGCGGTGCGGCGCTCCATGTCCGTGTGGATAAAGCTGTGTCTGCTCGGCGTGGTCTTGGGGTTCCTGTTCCTGGTGTACCAGAACATGGAGGCCAACATCGTCGCCCCATTCTTAGACTGA